From a region of the Candidatus Pantoea bituminis genome:
- a CDS encoding 5-formyltetrahydrofolate cyclo-ligase, whose product MSEPSFLLRQDIRQHVRHLRRALTDDQQENAADLLAEHAINLAPITEAQNVALFLSVDGELNTRPLIAKLWQQRKQVYLPVLHPFSPGNLLFMRYTPETSLTLNKLRIPEPPLDIRHLITLDQIDVMMVPLVAFDRQGQRLGMGGGFYDRTLQNWKQHGFLPVGLAHDCQLVDALPVAEWDVPLPAVLTPSKLWQWE is encoded by the coding sequence ATGTCAGAACCCTCTTTTTTACTGCGTCAGGATATTCGTCAACATGTGCGTCATTTGCGCCGTGCCTTAACCGACGATCAGCAAGAAAATGCTGCTGACCTTCTTGCCGAACATGCCATCAATCTCGCCCCCATCACTGAAGCACAAAACGTCGCCCTGTTTTTATCGGTAGATGGTGAACTCAACACGCGCCCGCTGATTGCTAAACTCTGGCAACAAAGAAAACAGGTTTACCTGCCGGTGCTGCATCCCTTTTCACCCGGAAATCTGCTGTTTATGCGCTACACGCCAGAGACCTCTCTCACGCTCAACAAGCTGCGCATTCCTGAGCCACCACTCGATATCCGTCATCTGATTACGCTTGATCAAATTGATGTGATGATGGTGCCTCTGGTGGCGTTTGATCGTCAGGGACAACGGTTGGGCATGGGCGGCGGTTTTTATGACCGCACGTTGCAGAATTGGAAACAGCATGGTTTTTTACCGGTTGGTTTGGCGCATGATTGTCAACTGGTCGATGCGCTGCCGGTTGCGGAATGGGATGTACCGCTGCCTGCGGTGTTAACACCGTCAAAGCTCTGGCAATGGGAATAA
- the zapA gene encoding cell division protein ZapA, with translation MSAQPVDLQIFGRSLRVNCPPEQQDALNTAAEDLNQRLQDLKVRTRVTNTEQLVFIAALNVCHELAQEKGKTRDYAANMEQRIRMLQQTIEQALVEQGRITDREDAKFE, from the coding sequence ATGTCTGCACAACCGGTAGATTTACAAATTTTTGGTCGTTCGTTGAGAGTGAATTGTCCGCCTGAACAGCAAGATGCGCTGAATACTGCGGCCGAAGATCTCAATCAACGGTTGCAAGATTTAAAAGTTCGCACTAGAGTCACCAATACAGAACAACTGGTGTTCATCGCCGCGTTAAACGTCTGCCACGAGTTGGCACAAGAAAAAGGCAAGACGCGCGATTATGCTGCTAATATGGAACAACGTATTAGAATGTTGCAGCAGACGATTGAACAGGCATTAGTTGAGCAAGGTCGCATTACTGATCGCGAAGATGCGAAGTTCGAATAA
- a CDS encoding YecA/YgfB family protein, producing the protein MSLQNATPDYNALAAALSQQGVGMTPAEMHGLISGILCGGNQDTSWKALVHDLANEGMAFSQSLSLPLESLHENIATALEDDGFLFQLMLPDEDDITVFDRADALAGWVNHFLLGLGVTQPKLDKVTGETGEAIDDLRTIAQLGYDEDEDQEELEQSLEEVVEYVRVAALLCHDTFTRPQPTAPEMQKPTLH; encoded by the coding sequence ATGTCCTTACAGAACGCAACTCCTGATTACAACGCACTAGCGGCGGCGCTCTCTCAGCAGGGTGTTGGCATGACACCGGCAGAAATGCACGGACTGATTAGCGGCATCCTGTGTGGCGGAAATCAGGATACGAGCTGGAAAGCGCTGGTCCACGATCTGGCCAACGAAGGCATGGCTTTTTCGCAAAGCCTGTCGCTGCCGCTGGAATCGCTGCATGAAAATATTGCCACTGCTCTGGAAGATGACGGTTTTCTCTTTCAACTGATGTTGCCAGATGAAGATGACATCACGGTATTTGACCGCGCCGACGCGCTGGCTGGCTGGGTAAATCATTTCCTGCTTGGCCTTGGTGTGACGCAGCCTAAGCTTGATAAAGTCACAGGCGAAACCGGCGAAGCGATTGATGATTTACGCACCATTGCGCAGCTTGGTTATGACGAAGATGAAGATCAGGAAGAGCTAGAGCAGTCGCTGGAAGAGGTGGTTGAGTATGTGCGTGTAGCGGCACTGCTGTGTCATGACACCTTTACCCGACCGCAACCGACTGCGCCTGAAATGCAGAAACCAACGCTACACTAA
- the pepP gene encoding Xaa-Pro aminopeptidase, with protein MISLETFQQRRQALLAKMAPGSAALIFAAPEVTRSNDTEYPFRQNSDFWYFTGFNEPQALLVLIKSNETHNHSVLFNRVRDLTAEVWFGRRLGQDAAPAKLAVDRALPWDDIGDQLHLLLNGLDVVYHAQGEYAESDTLVFNALEKLRRGFRQNLSAPATVTDWRPWVHEMRLFKSPDEIEILRRAGKISALAHTRAMEKCRPGMFEYQLEGEILHEFSRHGARFPSYNTIVGSGENGCILHYTENESELRDGDLVLIDAGCEFHGYAGDITRTFPVNGKFNQPQREIYDIVLASLYTALSLFRPGISIREVNDEVVRIMITGLVELGVLQGEVDALIAEDAHRQFYMHGLSHWMGLDVHDVGHYGTPSRDRILEPGMVLTIEPGLYIAPDADVPAEYRGIGIRIEDDIVITETGNENLTDSVVKDPEAIEALMAAAQRA; from the coding sequence ATGATTTCATTGGAAACTTTTCAGCAGCGTCGTCAGGCGCTGTTAGCTAAGATGGCACCCGGCAGCGCAGCATTGATTTTTGCCGCGCCGGAAGTGACGCGTAGCAATGACACCGAATACCCGTTTCGTCAGAACAGCGATTTTTGGTATTTCACCGGTTTCAACGAGCCGCAGGCGTTGTTGGTGCTGATTAAAAGCAATGAAACGCATAATCACAGCGTGTTATTCAATCGTGTACGCGATCTCACTGCTGAAGTCTGGTTTGGACGCCGTCTGGGGCAAGACGCTGCCCCCGCTAAACTGGCCGTGGATCGTGCGCTACCCTGGGACGATATCGGCGATCAGCTGCATTTACTGTTGAATGGCCTGGACGTGGTTTATCACGCACAAGGCGAGTATGCCGAAAGCGACACTTTGGTGTTTAACGCCCTCGAAAAATTGCGTCGTGGTTTTCGCCAGAACTTGAGTGCGCCCGCAACGGTCACTGATTGGCGTCCTTGGGTGCATGAAATGCGCTTGTTCAAAAGCCCGGATGAAATTGAGATCCTACGCCGGGCAGGAAAAATCAGTGCGCTGGCGCATACCCGCGCCATGGAAAAATGCCGTCCTGGGATGTTTGAATATCAGCTGGAAGGCGAAATTCTTCATGAATTTAGTCGCCACGGTGCACGTTTCCCTTCCTATAACACTATCGTCGGCTCAGGCGAGAATGGCTGCATTCTGCATTACACCGAAAATGAATCTGAATTGCGTGACGGCGATTTAGTGCTGATTGACGCCGGCTGTGAATTCCACGGTTATGCCGGTGATATCACTCGCACCTTCCCGGTAAATGGTAAATTCAACCAGCCACAGCGCGAAATCTACGACATCGTACTCGCTTCGCTCTATACCGCATTGTCGCTGTTCCGTCCCGGGATCAGCATTCGTGAAGTGAATGATGAAGTGGTGCGTATCATGATCACCGGCCTGGTCGAGTTGGGCGTACTGCAAGGTGAAGTTGATGCCTTGATCGCTGAAGATGCACATCGTCAATTCTACATGCACGGTTTGAGTCATTGGATGGGATTGGATGTCCACGACGTGGGGCATTACGGCACCCCAAGTCGCGATCGTATCCTTGAACCTGGCATGGTGTTAACCATCGAACCGGGTCTTTACATCGCGCCAGACGCAGACGTGCCAGCCGAATACCGCGGCATTGGTATCCGTATCGAAGATGACATTGTGATCACTGAAACCGGTAACGAAAATCTCACCGACAGCGTAGTGAAAGACCCGGAAGCGATTGAAGCCCTGATGGCGGCGGCACAGCGCGCATGA
- the ubiH gene encoding 2-octaprenyl-6-methoxyphenyl hydroxylase: MSIIIAGGGMTGATLALAISHLTQGTLPVTLIESIEPASRAHPGYDGRAIALAAGTCQQLADINIWRSLESCATPITRIHVSDRGHLGFVSMTAEEQAIPALGQVVELFDVGQRLFAALKKAPGVTLRCPARVMQATRTQDKVQVTLDNGEQLESALLVAADGSRSALAASCGIQWQTEDYHQLALIANVTTQLPHQGRAFERFTEHGPLALLPMSNNRLSLVWCHPLAARSQIESWSDSEFLSQLQRAFGWRLGKFIQTGQRECYPLALQQATQQVTHRVAVVGNAAQTLHPIAGQGFNLGLRDVMSLAETVAAAHRHQQDAGSYAVLHHYQQRRQHDRDTTIGITDGLVRLFANSHAPLIVGRNLGLLAMDHLPWLRNQLAERTLGWVKR; encoded by the coding sequence ATGAGTATTATCATTGCGGGTGGCGGAATGACTGGCGCAACGCTGGCGCTGGCGATTTCACACCTCACGCAAGGCACGCTGCCAGTGACGTTGATTGAAAGTATCGAACCCGCCAGTCGCGCCCATCCCGGTTATGATGGACGTGCAATTGCGCTTGCCGCAGGAACATGCCAGCAGTTAGCGGATATCAATATCTGGCGCAGCCTTGAAAGCTGCGCAACGCCGATTACGCGCATTCACGTTTCGGATCGGGGCCATCTCGGCTTTGTTTCCATGACCGCAGAAGAGCAGGCTATTCCGGCGCTGGGGCAAGTGGTAGAACTGTTTGATGTTGGGCAACGTTTATTTGCCGCGTTGAAAAAGGCGCCTGGTGTGACCTTGCGTTGCCCGGCCCGCGTTATGCAGGCGACGCGCACGCAAGATAAGGTGCAGGTGACGCTGGATAACGGCGAACAGCTGGAAAGCGCTTTATTAGTGGCGGCAGACGGTTCACGTTCTGCGCTTGCTGCATCATGCGGCATTCAGTGGCAAACCGAGGATTATCATCAGTTGGCGTTGATTGCCAACGTCACTACGCAGCTTCCACATCAGGGCCGCGCTTTCGAGCGTTTTACGGAACACGGTCCTTTAGCGTTATTACCGATGTCAAACAATCGGCTATCGCTAGTGTGGTGCCATCCGCTTGCTGCGCGCAGCCAGATTGAAAGCTGGAGCGACAGCGAATTTCTTTCTCAGCTACAGCGCGCATTTGGTTGGCGTTTAGGTAAATTTATTCAAACGGGTCAGCGCGAATGTTATCCACTGGCCTTACAGCAGGCGACGCAGCAGGTTACGCATCGCGTCGCGGTGGTGGGCAATGCAGCACAAACGCTGCATCCAATTGCAGGACAGGGCTTTAACCTTGGACTGCGTGATGTGATGTCACTGGCGGAAACTGTGGCGGCGGCGCATCGTCACCAGCAGGATGCTGGCAGTTACGCGGTATTACACCATTATCAGCAGCGTCGTCAGCACGATCGCGACACCACAATTGGCATCACGGATGGATTAGTGCGCCTGTTCGCCAATAGCCATGCGCCGCTGATTGTTGGCAGGAATCTGGGCTTACTGGCGATGGATCATCTGCCGTGGCTGCGAAATCAACTGGCTGAGCGCACGCTTGGCTGGGTTAAGCGTTAA
- the ubiI gene encoding FAD-dependent 2-octaprenylphenol hydroxylase: MQTFDVVIAGGGMVGLAVACGLQGSGLRVAVLEKAAEPQFTAKALPSIRVSAINAASERLLQKLDVWPTILSLRASAYHGMEVWDKDSFGSISFDDEHQGLSHLGHIIENPAIHSALWQRATACSDVTLIAPSQLQQVAFGDNEAFITLQDGSMVSARLLIAADGANSWLRNKADIPVTFWDYDHHALVANIRTDLPHDGIARQVFHSDGILAFLPMQDPHLCSIVWSLSPQESSRLETMPEALFNQQLAVAFDMRLGLCHLESERKSFPLTARYARNFAAHRLALVGDAAHTIHPLAGQGVNLGFMDAAELIGEIRRLHQEGKDIGQHLYLRRYERSRKHSAALMLASMQGFRELFAGNNPAKKLLRDVGLKLADTLPGVKPMMLKQAMGLNDMPDWLR; the protein is encoded by the coding sequence ATGCAAACTTTTGATGTGGTGATCGCCGGTGGCGGCATGGTAGGTCTGGCCGTTGCCTGTGGTTTGCAGGGCAGTGGACTGCGCGTTGCCGTGCTAGAGAAGGCGGCTGAACCGCAATTTACTGCCAAAGCCTTGCCTTCGATTCGCGTGTCGGCTATCAACGCCGCGAGCGAACGCTTGCTGCAAAAGCTGGATGTCTGGCCGACGATTTTATCGCTGCGCGCCAGCGCTTATCACGGCATGGAAGTCTGGGATAAGGATAGCTTTGGCTCCATCTCATTTGACGATGAACACCAAGGGTTGTCACATCTTGGCCATATTATTGAAAATCCGGCGATCCACAGCGCCTTGTGGCAACGCGCCACTGCCTGCAGTGATGTCACGTTAATAGCACCTTCACAGCTGCAACAGGTCGCTTTTGGTGACAATGAAGCCTTTATCACCCTGCAAGATGGCAGCATGGTAAGCGCGCGTTTGCTGATTGCCGCTGACGGTGCTAATTCGTGGCTGCGCAACAAAGCCGATATCCCCGTCACCTTCTGGGATTACGATCATCACGCTTTGGTTGCCAATATTCGCACAGACTTGCCGCATGATGGCATCGCGCGGCAGGTGTTTCATAGCGACGGCATTCTGGCGTTCCTGCCTATGCAAGATCCGCATCTTTGTTCCATTGTCTGGTCGCTGTCACCGCAAGAATCAAGCCGTCTTGAAACCATGCCTGAAGCGCTGTTTAATCAGCAACTGGCGGTGGCGTTCGATATGCGTCTTGGCTTGTGTCATTTGGAAAGTGAGCGCAAATCATTCCCGCTTACGGCGCGCTATGCACGTAACTTTGCAGCACACCGTCTGGCGTTAGTCGGCGATGCCGCGCACACCATTCATCCGTTGGCAGGCCAAGGGGTAAATCTCGGTTTTATGGATGCGGCAGAGTTGATTGGCGAAATTCGTCGCCTTCATCAGGAAGGTAAAGATATCGGCCAGCACCTCTATTTGCGCCGTTACGAGCGCAGTCGCAAACACAGCGCGGCGCTGATGCTGGCGAGCATGCAGGGCTTTCGTGAACTGTTCGCGGGTAATAACCCAGCGAAAAAGCTGCTACGTGACGTTGGCCTGAAACTGGCAGACACGTTGCCAGGTGTGAAACCGATGATGTTAAAGCAGGCGATGGGCCTGAACGATATGCCGGACTGGCTACGTTAA
- the gcvH gene encoding glycine cleavage system protein GcvH, producing the protein MSNVPSELKYRDSHEWVRKNADGSYTVGITEHAQELLGDMVFVDLPEVGATFSAGEECAVAESVKAASDIYAPISGEIVAVNEALGDSPETVNSDPYEGGWLFQIKASDESELDSMLDADAYKASIDE; encoded by the coding sequence ATGAGCAATGTGCCAAGTGAGTTGAAGTACCGTGATAGCCACGAGTGGGTGCGTAAAAACGCTGATGGTTCTTATACCGTTGGCATTACCGAGCACGCACAAGAGTTACTTGGCGACATGGTGTTCGTTGATTTGCCAGAAGTTGGCGCAACGTTTAGCGCAGGTGAAGAGTGCGCGGTAGCGGAATCTGTTAAAGCCGCTTCCGATATCTACGCGCCAATCAGCGGTGAAATTGTTGCCGTCAACGAAGCCTTGGGCGATTCGCCTGAAACGGTTAACAGCGATCCTTATGAAGGTGGTTGGCTGTTCCAAATCAAAGCCAGCGATGAGTCAGAGCTCGACTCGATGCTGGATGCTGATGCTTATAAAGCGTCCATCGACGAGTAA